One region of Triticum aestivum cultivar Chinese Spring chromosome 6B, IWGSC CS RefSeq v2.1, whole genome shotgun sequence genomic DNA includes:
- the LOC123133040 gene encoding GDSL esterase/lipase EXL3-like, translated as MAMGKSSVLVLLVLLVVATDVSSRATYTGSITSAAGVTTAPAKKHGHWGTLKPKPKVADKQVPALVVFGDSIVDTGNNNAIHTIVKANFPPYGHDFGADHRPTGRFCNGRIPTDFIASKLGLKQLLPAYLQQNLTKQDLLTGVSFASGGTGYDPLTAQLASVISMTDQLRMFHEYKAKVRALAGDAALSEILSKGVFAVCASSDDVANTYFTMRARSSYSHVDYASLIVSHASTFLDGLLSAGAKRVAIISMPPIGCVPSQRTLSGGLGRDCSSGHNEIAEMINAGMGTTVESLKAKHPGARVVLMDIYGYLFDMMMRPEGYGFKESTLGCCGTGMMEVSVLCNGVTSAVCGDVTDYLFWDSYHPTEKAYRILVDFVYDNYLKELID; from the coding sequence ATGGCAATGGGCAAGAGCTCTGTCTTGGTCTTGCTGGTGCTGTTGGTGGTGGCCACCGACgtttccagccgagccacatacACAGGAAGCATCACCTCGGCTGCAGGTGTAACGACGGCGCCGGCGAAGAAGCACGGCCATTGGGGCACGCTGAAGCCGAAGCCGAAGGTGGCCGACAAGCAGGTGCCTGCGCTGGTGGTGTTTGGCGACTCCATCGTGGACACGGGCAACAACAACGCCATCCACACCATCGTCAAGGCCAACTTCCCGCCCTACGGGCACGACTTTGGCGCCGACCACCGCCCCACCGGCCGCTTCTGCAACGGCAGGATCCCCACCGACTTCATCGCCTCCAAGCTGGGGCTCAAGCAGCTGCTCCCGGCCTACCTGCAGCAGAACCTAACAAAACAGGACCTGCTCACCGGCGTCAGCTTCGCGTCGGGAGGAACAGGCTACGACCCGCTCACGGCACAGCTCGCCTCCGTCATCTCCATGACGGACCAGCTCCGCATGTTCCACGAGTACAAGGCCAAGGTCCGGGCCCTCGCCGGCGACGCCGCTCTCTCGGAGATCCTCTCGAAGGGAGTCTTCGCGGTGTGCGCCAGCAGCGACGACGTGGCCAACACCTACTTCACCATGCGGGCGCGCAGCTCCTACTCGCACGTGGACTACGCGTCCCTCATCGTGTCCCACGCATCCACCTTCCTCGACGGCCTGCTCTCCGCGGGGGCCAAGCGGgtggccatcatctccatgccgcCCATCGGGTGCGTGCCGTCCCAGCGCACGCTCTCGGGCGGCCTTGGACGGGACTGCTCGTCGGGCCACAACGAGATCGCCGAGATGATCAACGCCGGTATGGGCACCACGGTGGAGTCTCTCAAGGCCAAACACCCGGGGGCGAGGGTCGTGCTCATGGACATCTACGGGTACTTGTTCGACATGATGATGCGCCCGGAGGGGTACGGGTTCAAGGAGTCCACCCTGGGCTGCTGCGGCACGGGGATGATGGAGGTCTCCGTGCTCTGCAACGGCGTCACGTCGGCGGTGTGCGGCGACGTGACCGACTATTTGTTCTGGGACAGCTACCACCCCACGGAGAAGGCGTACCGGATCCTCGTCGACTTCGTCTACGACAACTACCTCAAGGAGCTCATCGACTAG